The Fusarium oxysporum f. sp. lycopersici 4287 chromosome 6, whole genome shotgun sequence DNA segment GAATATAGGGCTTCTAAAAGAAAATCCAGCTGGTACGGATTGACTTCTGAGTTTACCCTTGCTTGCCCGCCGCACGGCCAGCGGGCCTTGGtcctgctgttgctgtttcTCCTCTGTCGTCAAGAATAACCAAGGTGGTCCGTAGGCAGTAATTTCGTCAATTTTCGCGACCAACTGTGGTTGAATGGTTGCGCGAGTAGCATCTTGTAAGGGTTGCTGAATGAGCCTTGTGTCACTGGAAGGCCTTCTAGGAACCTGGTAATAAGGAGAGCTAGTCTGTCCATACTGAGTCTGTTGACCAAATGATTGAGGAACTTGAACTCGACTAACTGGCATCTCTGTGCTAGGGAGTTGTGTTGCCAGCTGCCCAGGCTGAGTAGTTGCGTACCTCTCAGTAACCCAAGGTCTTTGACTTGTGCTTGAGGGCCCTGAAAGAGCGGATACTTGGGTAGCCGCAGAAGCAAATGGATTAGGAGCAGTGCTCAAATCTGTCCTAAAGGTAGATCCCGTAGGCGGCTGGCTACTGCTTGGCTTTTTTGCTTCAGCAAAAGACGTCGATCCTTGTGCTTGTTGTTGACCCTGGGCCTGGAAAATGGAAGGACCCGACCACGAAGTGCAACTCTCTTTTGGAGCACTAGCATAACAGGGTCGAGCAAAACCGAATCCCGGGCTTCCAGAAACTCCGAAATCTCTTTGGCTGCTTGTTAGCCTTTGAAAACCGTGGGGTTGAGTCCCAAACACATTTGGACCCTGAGACTTTTGACCCCAGACGAAGGTTTCGCCGGCCTTAGCCTGTCCAAAGGGCGAAGTGGTGGTAGGAACGGATCCAAAGCCAGTTGCACCAGTTGGTTTGGCTCCAAAACCAGTGCCAAACGCCCCCTGTTGGGAGCCCATTCCAAAAACCTGAGGTGGACCAGAAGCACTTCTCTGCATTGATGTACCATAACCAGTTCCAAAGCTTGGGCCACCGAACCCAAATGATGAACCGTAACGGTGACCGAGGGCATAATCTGCAAGCCTCAGCTCTTCTTGGGAGGAGTTTTGGTATGGACCTTGGAAGCAAAGATTTTGATACGAACACTTCTGCCGGCTGCCCAGCTCACTTTCCACAAATGGAGAGAACAGTTGCTTCGAGGTATCCGGCACAGGCTTGCCCCAGGCCCAACCCCCAAAGGGCTGGCTCGGAGCCCCAAACGCGGACATGGTTGGGGCCCTAAATCCTGTCGGAGCGTTTGAACCGAACTGAGTCGTCTTTGGGCTCATACTTGTACCGAAGTCCGTTTCCATGGCGCTTGAACCAAAGGACTTGACCCCAAATCCAGTCGAACCAAAAGTATTAGTGGCAGTGCCTCTGCTAGTGGCAAAGATTCCTGGCGTACTGGTAGTAGTTGTCACGGGTGGGAATGCGGCCGCCGAGCTCGTCGACCGGGTCCCGAAGGAAGTGGCGGGATCTGATAATGGGGccttagtattataaattcTGAAACAGGAGGTTTCTCTATCGTAGTTTGCACCATACGACAGATAGCGTTGAAAGGGTCTTACTGCCAGAAGTTTCATAAGACGATCTGATTGTGGCATCAAAAGATCCAGTAGAAGATGGCGCACCGGAACCAAGAGTCCAGCCACCGGGACCTATGATCCGTCAATTACTGAAGCAACAAAGGTGTTGCTGCTCTACGAAAGGGAGAGTAAGCTCGCAGGATGATGTCTTACGGTTAGAGTCGGAGATGTTCGACCCGAATGCGCCAAAGCCGGCCGGGCGCTGTTGCGATAACCCGAAAGGCTTCTCACCAAATCCAGACATTTCGAAAAGTGGATTGCATTCACCGTCGTAAGAAGTGGCTTGAACTTATGTTTGAACCAACTGAAAAATTGAAGGGGCATGTCCCTCAAACATAAAATCACAACTATGATCTGACGCTCGCAGATGGAGCAAAAGAAGCTCTTGAGATCCGTTTAGAAATGCAGCCATGATCTGATGTTTGGACCTAGGTTGCGCTATTACCTCCCGTTGACAGTGTGCTGGCCTAAGATTGGTGCCACAGCCTCCGGGCTTATGTCACATGTATCCAACAATTGTTAATTACGGTAACGCGCAGCAACACAGTGCGTCGGCTCTATAACGTTTACAAATCGTCATATGTACGTATTTCCAGTATGCTGGTTTTGACAAGGATACTGATGGACCTTGCCCCGACTCTTGAAAGTAATATTGGATGATAACAAACTACAGTTTCTCCTCTGTCCTCTCCACCTCGCCGATCATTCATtcaatcatcatggccacaCTCTCCTATGAGAAGTAATGATGATATTGCCCTAATTCTTCAGTGGTTCTAATAATTGAGATAGTATTCTCCAATCTGACTTTTTCAAGTTCATCGTCGGCCGCGAGAAGAAACAATTCTTCATGCACAGCTGCATCGTTGCCTGTCAGTCAAAGTCTCTCGAAAAGCTCATCAATGGAGACATGAAGGAAGCCAACGATCGTTGTGTAGTATGGCCTGATGTTGACTCGGATACGTTCATTCGATTTAGCCAGTATGCATACACTGGGGATTATCAGGCTGCACCACGTCAGACTCGGGATCACACGACAATCGGAGAGCCCTCCCCCACTGGAAGCAATTTTCCGTCCCAAAAGATCACAAGAatcaagaaaaagaagccGTCAATGTTTGGTCCCGAAGATCTTACGCCTTTGAATGATAAAGACCTGTGGGCTCAGTTCAAGAAGCTTTATCCAGACGCGGCCACAGACCAAGAAGCAGAAACCAATGCCCCTGAGGATGACTTCTCGGTTATTTTTCTTTCCCATGCACGCCTGTATGTCTTTGCTGATTGTTATGATATTTCTGCATTAAAAGTCCTGTGCCTTCGCAAACTGCAGCAAATCCTAGTAAAATTCACGGTGCACGAGGAAGCAATCGACGACATAATTCGATTAGTGCGATTCTGTTATGAAAATACTCTTGAATCTGACGAGATGAGAGGCTTGGTGGATATGTATACAGCTTGCAAAGCGGTTGAACTGTGGCGGAGCCAATTGTTTCAACGTTTGGTAATGGATACGAGTGAATATGCTTGGGGATTTATATCAGAGATTTTGAAGCGCGTTGATTGAAGGTTGGTCAAGACTTATAGAGTAGTCAACAATTATAGTAGCTTGACTTCTCTGGACAGGTTCTGAGTGGTTTGAGACATTGTGCTTATGACATTTCTGACCAGGGCGAGGTCGTGAACGTGGATGAATTTGGTGCTTAAACCATTGAATCAACTTTACTTGTAGAGCGGCAAACCGGATCACCCTACGAGTATTTTGTGCCACTGATAAGGGGGTAAGCCCATTACTGGTCATCCTGTAAGCCTCTTAGGCGCAAGTATGACAGTATAAGGACGTAGGCATATTGAATAGCTGTTGGTAGCAGAGCCTAAGGGTCCGGCCATTAGTAGCTGAGGTTTCATGAAGTAAGGAATAGTGGTAGAAGGCTACTCACAACGGGAAAGTGATAGAAGATGGGGAATTCCTTGATTATGCTCATAAGCTTCCCTCTACTCATAGGAGAGCCAGATTACTGATTATCTTAAAACCTTTGACAGGTACAAAGGTGTCGGCCTACGGAGGTCAGCAAATTGACTGGCTCCTAGTAGCGGATGTATGATGACGCAAGGGATAGTAATATGCGGACATTAGTAGTGAAAGGGGTAACAAAGTAGGGGGGATAGCTGCTCATCCCCATAAGCTTCACATAAGCAGTGCCCCACCTAACGGACCACCAAAATTTCAATCTTCCCACACAAACTCTGAATTTTCAAGTACATCGCATTCAGCCAGGAACGAATATATTCACAAAACCATACATATATTGTATAGCAGTTTTCATGAATTTTCAATATCCGCTTGACTTTTCCCCGCTCCGCCTCGTACCTCATGGCCTAGTTCTCTGACCCTTTGAAACTTTTCGCATTTCGCCTCATCTATCCTACGCGACTCCATCCATTTAAGCCGAGTTTTCACCTAATTTCCTTATGAGAATTCCTCTCGTACTGGTTCGCCATGTTTATACCAGAGACGAAGTAGCTGAGGCAATACTCGATATTACTGATAGAGGCCTGTCACGGATGGGGGCGGCCAAGAAACGTGGAGTACCTCGGTCGACCCTTACTGCGGGACTTTCCGGTCAAGCGAGCAGGAATGAACGGATCCAGGCCCACCATTGTTTTCAACAGAGCCAGGAGGAGACGCTTATTCGTTGGGTGCTGCGACAAGAGTCTCTGGGCTATGCTCCCTCGCACAGCCAGCTCCGCGCCTGTGTCGAGGCCATCCTCAAACAACAAGGCGATAACAAACCTTTAGGCAAGCACTGGACCACCAGGTTCGTCAAACGTCACCCAAAACTATCTACCAAGATTGGAAAACGTCAAGCCGCCAGGTTTGACGGCTTTACTCCGAAAGcggtcaattggtacttcgATATCCGGGAGAACGAGTacggctggatcaagcctgagaacacAGTTAACGTGGGCGAGGGCGGTATAATGGCGGGTTTCAGTAAGTCTTCTATAAGTACTCTGTAGGCTTTTATAGGGCATAACTAATTGGTTGTCCATGAGGCCTGGACAGCCTCGTAATCGGGAGCTCTgacccgaagaagaaggcgatgttgaaaggCGTCCAGTCGCGCACGTGGACCCCGTTTATTGAGGCTGTCACCGCAACCGGTCGCGCTTTAAAACTGggaattatctttaaaggaAAGAAGCTGCAGAAGCAGTGGTTCTTTAACGAATTCGAATTGATAGCCGAGTGGCACTACATCACATCACCGAACGGCTGGACAGACAACCATATTGCTCTCAAGTGGTTGAAGGGCGTTTATCTACCACAAACGGAGCCTCGCGATGCATCGGATGCGATACTTATTATCCTTGACGGTCACGGGAGCCATGCGCAGGTGAGAATTTCGGTGTTTTCGCCGCTGAGTCACCCGCTATAGGGTCGCTGACGAGCAGTCAGGACGAGTGGATGGCTACGTGCTTTCTGAACAACGTCTACTGCTGTTACTTACCAGCACATTGTTCGGGCATACGCGAAAGCCAGGGAGGCGGCCATGAGGAAGGAGATTATTTTATCCGGCTGAAGGTTTACTGGAAATTGGCCTATCAACCGTCACAAAGCTCTAACACATCCTGAAATTCAACCGGACAAAGAAACACTGCTGGAACAGTTCCAGACACCGAGCCCTCCTCCACTGCCCTGAGATGATACGCCGAAAACGAGTCGGCAAGTGAGGGAAATGGCCAAACACCGAAGCCGTCCGACCAAGCGGAAGTACAGTAAGATCGCAAAGGGGTTAGAAGCTTTAGAGATGAAGGTGGCCGTTCAGAATGCGCGGATTACtggcctcgaggagcagATGGCTCAGCTGCGacgagggaagaaaagaaaggcggTACCAAACCCGAACCGACGATCCATGGCTCTGGCGGAGGCTCTAGTGGCTGGAAAATCTCTTCATGACTCAAAGGAGGCAGAAATAAAGGTAgatgtggatgaggaggtcGAGTCGGTGATTGAGGTGGGTGTCAGGTCAGAGGACGAACGTGAGGACTACGGTCGTAACAAAGCACTGCCAGCGCACACGGAGCGGTCGGGAGGTCAAAAAGCGCGCAGAGAGTAGAATTCAAGCAATTCTCCATAGAAAATCCAAGTGGCTTCATTTTTAATGGACAAGGTGGTTGGTTTCTGCGTGCACCAAATATTAGATTTGGCATGGGGCGATGAATTTTGTGCTATTCTTCAAGTGGTGGGGGGATGGTAATCGACTCTGAGATTTTATCGACTACCGTACGAGGTTCCATCAAAATgattttaaaataattacCTGCAAGTGTGACAATTCCCAGACACAATGTCTCACAGCCACCAATCATTTTGGATCCACTCAATCCTGTCCTTTAAGTGCTTCGCTGATGCTGCTATAGCCCATTGCTCCTGATCGTCCAAAGACAGGTGCATGGTGCTCAGAATGACTTTCCTTCCAATGATAGCAGGCATGCTCAGACAGCAATCGAACTGAGGTTGGTAATGGCAGACAGGGATGATTTCACGCTTGTCCAAGAGAATATAACAGCATAAGTTTGCAGCTACAGAGGCAATTCCGAATGGGGCTGAGCCTTTACCTCGGATGATGACTTGGGATCGATGCTTGCAGATGCTGTCGATTCTTGTATGATCAAGAGTGCTAAACATCTGGATCTCAGAAATGGGGACAGCACCAACAGTTGCCGTCGACCATGCAGTAACTTGGTCTTCTCCGTGAACACCAACCACAAAAACACCTATGGAAGAGGGGGAGACCTGAAAGTTAGGTAATTAGCCACCAGAGGCAGGAACAAAGAGTGCTGCAGTGGTGAGTACTCACCGAACCTCGAGACGCAACCATTCCGCGTAGCCTGGAAGTATCCAGAGAGGTTCCTGAACCTATGACTTGAGATTTGGGAAGCCCAGACATTTCCTGAGCGATGGAAGTGAGCAGATCAACAGGGTTTGCAATGACGAGCATAATCGTGTCAGATCGGAAAGGCTTCATTGCATCCATGACTTCCCGGATCATGAAGGTGTTCCGAGATGTGTAGTCGGCAGTAGTTTGGCCTATCGGAAGCAAAGTGAGCATGGAATCCAAGAGATTACAGGTGAGTATGACGCTTGTTCATCCTGTACCTAATGTGCGCTTGGATGCGGCGGTGATGACCACGATATCACTCTGGGCCGTCTCCCGGAACGTGGCAGCTCGCACCCGTGTGCTGCCACCAGTGCTGTAGGCCACATCCGAGAGATCTTCGACTTGAGCGTttctcaaggtcaagtcAAGGTCAACGAGAAGCAACTCGCTAGCGATGGAGCCCAGTGTTAGATTGTAGGCGATGGCCCCGCCAACTTCGCCGACGCCGACGATTGCGATTCGAGAACTCGAGTCCATTGTGTGATTGGGTAAAAGAGGTTAGATCTCTCGTTCAGCGACACCTCCTCTTGTTGATTACCCGAGGTTGATGCTGTTCCTTATAAATAAGGCGAATGTCAGGCTCTTGGCAGTGAGATGAGTGGCGCAAATAGAGTTCGAGCACATTACCTGTTTTGTTGTATGTTCTGATATTTTACCTTCGTCACAGCAGGATAATATGAAACTGTGGCGTTCGGGTGTATAAGGGACGGAGAATTTGACAGACACATTCTGGGGCTTAGGGAAAACTAAGGAGACTACCATCGaatatgtatgtatgtatgtatatttttcgtccggggggccgTAGGCCACAAAAGTCCCCTActggggcacaggacgtgctgagctagagGAATTACAGTCTATCTATACGCTAATTACAGAGATGTTTGGCCCTAACGGGGATTAGTCATCCGCTACGCGAGATTAGTCTTCCCCCCAGAGTCCAATTTCTGCGAACGCGTCAACAAACTGCGCtctatccagcatatcaacAGCACAAATGGCGCATCTTATCAAGCTTGCtacccgtcagcgggatgaTCAAGCGGGGTTGATGAATGACAGCCGCAAGGTAAGCCTGTTTTTAGGCGATCGTGAGCCTCTAAACGCGGTTGTCGCGGGGCTGCCTCCGAGTGATCGCAGTCGGATGGAGGGCGTATCAGCGCCTTCCATTTAGCTGCAAGCATataagaaagaggaaagGTAACAAAAGAAACGTATtgaaaataaaaagagagaaagagagaaagagagacgCGAGTGCTTCTCGAGTCGTGTTCGCCTAGTAGCGAGGGCAGATGTTTCCAAAGAACGCGCTGGCCTTGGATAGGTCGATATATTTGGTAAAGTCTTTTCCTATTGCTAGATTGACCGCTGCATTCGGTGAGGATGCAAGCCTCATCCGATGACGCGGCGGTATCTTTctgcagtagaagatgtGATCCGGTGCTTTGCGTCGGCCACATGAGCAGACTAGGCGTGCGTCGACATGGTCAAATCTCTCGTGATACGCAGCGAAGTCCCCGTGAAGGGATCTCGCTGCCAATAGATGGTGCAAGGCTGCGCGCGGGAGCGAAAGCTCCGGCGGGCAGCCTGTagtcgccttgagattgagccTCTTATACTGCTCAGGGGCAGAGGTCGACAGACTACCATCGAATCCGTCCAAGATTTAGTCTATGTAGGGTAATTGGTGTTTAGACAGAAAAGCAACAACATCGGATGATCTACGAACTTATCTACATGCGATAAAAGTCGAGCTATTACAGGAGGGTGGCAAGTCTTCTGACCCCATACTGGGGCAAGCTCTTGTAACCTTATTGTACGTGGGGTCAAGCGGGGGCGAGATACCTGCTGAAAGGCTATGCGCGTAACTGTTGAGCAGATTGCTGGGGTGTCACGTGCAGGCAGGGATACTTGAAGATTACGGGTCGAAGTGGCGAACCTTTCAAGAGGGCAGACAgatttaaaaaaaaaaaaaaaaaaaccacaacatgaatacacgAATCTgcatcaatgaaccgaatacatGTAATATCTGACACGTAGCAGTCCATGTATCTTCAAAGATCACGCGTCCCAACGGCGGCACATATAGGCCCCTTGATGCTAGTATCTGTAGAGAGTTCTGTTTCGTCTTGATAACTAATGTGGCGTGATGGTGAGGCAGAGGTTTATGTGGTATCCATCAGATCATAGGGCGGATCCAGCCAGAAGCACGGTACCACGCTCCAGACCCGAGTCCATACAGTACATGTTCCAGAATTGAACAATAGCAGACACATAAGCCCAATCCAATGCATTTGTTATTTGACTTGGAAAGTGCTGAGGCTCGGATACATCCTACATTCACATATAAGCCGTGCCTGTACTAATCAGGGACCCTCCCTTCACCACTCAGGACCCTGATAACCAGGACCAAAACCACAAGCTA contains these protein-coding regions:
- a CDS encoding L-lactate dehydrogenase; protein product: MDSSSRIAIVGVGEVGGAIAYNLTLGSIASELLLVDLDLTLRNAQVEDLSDVAYSTGGSTRVRAATFRETAQSDIVVITAASKRTLGQTTADYTSRNTFMIREVMDAMKPFRSDTIMLVIANPVDLLTSIAQEMSGLPKSQVIGSGTSLDTSRLRGMVASRGSVSPSSIGVFVVGVHGEDQVTAWSTATVGAVPISEIQMFSTLDHTRIDSICKHRSQVIIRGKGSAPFGIASVAANLCCYILLDKREIIPVCHYQPQFDCCLSMPAIIGRKVILSTMHLSLDDQEQWAIAASAKHLKDRIEWIQNDWWL